ACCAGAAACTTGAGTTTTGGAGAGAATATCGAGTCGGATGAGTGTTGAACTTCATCCGATCGAACTGAGGATGTCATTGACTCTTTTGCAGTGTCTGCCGCTGAGAGTAGTTACTTGGGGTGGGATATAGAGATTCGAGTGATAGTTGGGAAGAAGGAGGGTGAGAAGttgatggaagggaggaccgcctgctctgataccataaaggGATTCTCAGAACGTATAGAACAGAGAAGAGCTGAGATGAAAAGAGAACTGATGTATTAGGCTTCTCTCACTAAAACGTTATATTCCTCTCACTGGCATGGCACGAGCTACAGTGCTCGGCTACAGTGCCTTACTTCAGTAAAAAATTAAACAATGCTTACAGGAATCAAGTATTTATAGACTTGTGAAGAGCTGCCCTGCTGAGTCTTGCTCTGGAAGAAACCTGGTAGCTTGCAGGGGAAGAAGACAAGCTTGGTATCTtgctgaggaagaagaagaagccagcTGTGGTGGAGTGCCAGCTGTCCAGCTGAGTAGAGAATTCTAGAATCGATCTTCAACCGGCTGTGTTGCTTAGATGATGATAGTTAATAAGCACTAGTTAGTATAGATTaatgaaacaaacagaaaaaaataCTCGCTCGACATTCGTTAAGGAATTCAACATCATCACTTCCCCCACAATGTCCACTCCAAACATCTATATCAACTCTGCTCTCGATTCTCAAATCGATGCCACTACTCATCTCATCATTCATTTCTAAATCATGATTCAAATCATCCACTACTCCATTCAAACAAACTCCTGATCTAGCATCTTTTTCCCCTGTCACTGTTTTGGCATATCCAAGACAATTTGATCCCTCCATTTGATGAACTGGTTCAGCATCCAATCTTCCCTGACTAATGTTAAATAGGTCATATTGAATGAATAGCCCATCTTTAGTTTTCTGAACTCCTACTATagaagagttttctactctttTACAAAAGCTAGATCTACCACCTTTAGACCGAATATTATTTCAATTTGCATCATCCATGCTTACCGCCAACAATTTCCTATCAATCGAAGCTGTCGTCTTTTCTCTCTATGACAGGCCTGCTGTAAATTCTGCTTCTGCTCTTTCTATGGATATGTCGGTATTGTCTTCCATTTTCCAAGCTGACCTACAAAATTATCCATACCAGAAAAATAATTCTACAATGATAAATCAACAATAAATTGCAAAGTAAATAAGTATTAGTCCACAAAGATAAGCCTACACACCTTCCAAAATCCGCTGGTACCGCAAAGACCAATTCCAATTACAACTGCAACACCTTTTCTCTGAACTAAGTAAAATGGGAAACAGATAGTAATCATTTGGAAGAAACAACACATACAAAATAATCCAATACATAAACAACTCTTTGCATTCTAAATTATATAAATGCAAAAACAATGAGCCAATCATGTAAAGATTACTAAGGGGAAAAAGGCCATGCTGCGCTCTTCGCTGCAGCAGACTATTTACCaatatgaaaggaaaaaaattacttattatattatttctctATAGCTCAGGATTTGAATAGTACATCAAACTGCGAAGAACAGGAAGGCGAAAATAACTTATAGAAATGTTATAAATAaaggcccttttttttttaattaagaacTCGAAGTTCGCAGCTTAGACATTGCACCTTCAGATGCTAATAAATAGCTAAAAGTATTTGTCAAAAAAACATGCATTCTTGTATAACAACCACCATACTAAAGAGAGAAGCCAAGTTAAGATGTAAGGATTTTCTCAGATATGTGTTTTGAGAAGATGCTCCATGCTGACTCAATACATAAAATAAAACCAATCAGCAGACAAGATGGGAAACATTGCTTCCACAATTCCAGACATAAAGGGCCAAGCTACTGCATCATCTTTTTTACATTAAGAagttgaaattttcagcatagaTAGCACAATTCCCCataacaataaaataaagaccttttatataaaaaaataatgctaATGCTTTGTGTCAAAGGGTGAAAAGGTCTAAACTATATCCTAATTACAGTTCCAGTGCCAATGCAAAAGGCTAATCAGAACAGATACGGCAAAGGCTGGCCAAAGAAGCATAGTCCCACCACCAAGTAAGAAATAAGACAGCCTCCCTGAACTAAACCTATAAATATAGATGACAATATAATCCTTTTCTTCCAATGCATTGAAGGCAAAAAGATGAGGAACTTTTTACCAAACTAACTGGCTAAAGCGACAGCATAATCTCTGGCACTTCAAATGACAAACATCAGACCTACCATAACATGATGttgtaaaaaaaatacatgCCAAAACCCCAGCTATTCCCTTACATGAATTCACAAGAGCCGAGCAACCACTAACAAAGCACATGAAacgagaaagaaaaatatgaacaGATAGTCAGgaccaagaaaaaaaacaacCTCTATAATAAGTAAACaaacaaagatcaattttttggTAAACTGGCTTTATTAAATCAATCTAGAATAAATACTACCGAGGGATTcaagaaataaaatattaaaaaaattctataGGCGAATATCTACCAATGACTTCCATAGAGTAGATCCAGTATGATTAGCCACATATGTCGCCATCCAATCTACAGCACTGTTATCCTATCTTTAAACATGTATAACTTCGAAACTGTAGAAATGCCATCATTTCCAGCAGTCCTGTCGAAGCGGATGAAAACCAACCTCTGAAGGTGTTGCTCCAGATAACCATCTAACAAACATCAAGGGATCTCCTTCAAGGATAATATAGGCGGCCTTCAGAATTCTAGTAGCATAAGACACACTTTTCCATTTCACACAAAGTTCTGCCATAGGAATTGTAAGATCAACCAATCCAACTCCACTTGCACCCAAAGCTCCACTTGTACTTCCTATAACAAAGCTAGCTCCACCCATTCACCTCCATTTAAAACACTACAATGAAAcaacaaaacacaaaaatatGCAGGCCAAAACACAACCAACGAAGCAAAAtaacacaaaaaaaaggaaattacgCTCAAGTATGAGTGTATGACAGCaaaaaacaaaggaaaacaaagagaaaatgatgcaactcttgccacatcaaaggagaaaaaaaggataaatCAACGAGCATAACAAGCAAGACAATCTTACCAAACCGGCAAAGTAACACTTTTCCCACTGGATTCACAACACCCGAGCCAATATCTGTACAAAGAACAGGTCAATATGTAAATAAGGATATCAAGAATAAAGTTTAAAAAAGATTTGGAAATCAGACAGCTTTGATCTTAACAAAGAAAAGCAGGAGACCAAAGACACCAAGCAAGCTTAAGCTCACCACTCTGGAAGGAAGGGCAAAGCCATTGCCAAGCCACGTTCCCTGCACTGAGAGGAAAGGAAactaacaaaaagaaaaaagaaaaccagaAACCAGGACCACAGAAAGACCAATACACAAGAACAGCAGGCCAAATCGTATACCACAATCAAGTAAATCTTGGCATCAACCAGCAAATCAGCATATATGAACCAATAATACGAATACATTACTAGCTCTATCTGTTAGAGACCAGCATTGTCTAATGATATTTGACCTAATTCTGTCATataattttactttttatgtgCCTATAAATTGCTATATTTTGCATGATAATTCATTGAGCTCGATCTACTGGCCATTTATTCCATTAAGGACTAGCTATTTATTATTTGGCTGGCCTAAATCAAGGAACAATTGCAAAATCTCTGCTCTATAAACATGGGTGCGTGTTTATAGGATTCTGTTTTGGTACAAGTAAGAGGAAAAACAGATTGGAAGCATGAATTAATAAGAATACATATAACAACAATCATGCCGTCACTTTGCAACAGTAGGGCAAACTTTGAATGAATAAGAACTAATCAAGAAATTCATATTCATATGTCTTCCTATCAACCAATCGGTAGAATAATTAGCTTCTCTGAAAACATGTGCTAAAGAAATAGAGTTTGGATGTAGCTTGAAGAATGCCTTTATTGAACTTTGATCAATCAAAGCTTTGGGCCTTCTATTTTCTAGAACTCTCTAGAACCCCGTGGTTGTTACAACATTATTCGTGTTTGAGTACTATCTACCGCATGCATAGTTCATGGAAGAATCGCtgtatctttaaaaaaaaaccatcaaGCAACCTATGAATCTTGTGGTGACGAATCATTATTTAAAGATAGAATCTTAGAACATGCCTAAactttcttctctctatttattACTATGCTTGCTAGTCATTTTTCCTGTTTATCTTACATTTTGTAAACTATCAATTATCAAAAATTGTAGAAACAAAAGTATAgtgaaaaaaaggagaaaacaaaataataatcaAAAAAACCTCAATGttacttttttttccccctcataGTAAGCCCAGCCATCCCAACCACTTCTACTATCATAATATAAAGAGATTATGCAAGACCAGAAGGACACTACAACTATTAATGTGGGAAGACACCATAAACCATAGATTTGGCCAACCCTAGGGCAAAAAAGCAAACAAGTGAAACCGTTGGAGAGAAAAAAGGGACTTAGGAAACTACCCATTGATCAAGAAACTAGCAGCAGTAACCAACTGCAGTACCATTGTCTTTGCTATATATGAACCACTTTTGAATGCCCTAATTTGCCAGATCCAGCACTCACGCAAAGGAATTCTAACCAAGGCAGAAGCGGCCtaatgcatttgggggcctaaggcgaactcactaagagagacattttttttttctattttgtctTTGAAGCTTTTCCTGCTGTGCGCCTTCTTTGGGCTGGAGCCTCAGTTGTCTAAGAGTTGGGCCGATCCTAAACTAAGGAGAAGAAAGTGAGACAATGTATTAAAGAAATCACTTTTCCGAAAATTCTCCATTCTTTCTCTAGAAAGGCACAACAATAGTATGGGTGCAAATGACTCCGATCCGATccggttttttgttcggatcctaattttggacccagacctgacctgattgaagatcgggtcgggtcgggtcaggtcgggtccgagtcgagtccatttttttttttttgcttttgagaaagagtttaggcaaatctaatttggtcatatcataattacgaggtgctgggtgaccctggaaatacttgcaattgacctctagtgagaacagatgacccatgacttactcAGTAGCCAAATTTcctatcacactattttttgcctatatgactgattggacggaacttggtgtctcccagctcccctctcacgaggacaaaaaaaaatcccagaccttcttccaaaatccaattccattgcagaaaactggcacatgacccatatttagTTCGGTGTTCCCTCAGTTCCTCcctgcaaaagttaaaagaaacaaaaaccaaaaaacagaaggataaaaaaaaaaaaaaaaactcacttTTGCttttccccctctctctttGGGTCCATTCGGATCGGATCAGGTCCGTTCGGTAAACCTagacccgacccagaaaatgattcagatccaattttagGATCCGACCCGAACCTGCGGATCCTAAATTTCGGATCGGGTTGGGtctcgggtcgacccgacccatttgtagCCTTAGGTGAAGTCTCTCCTCATAGACGAAACACAATCACCCCTATTTCCCAAAACACCCCCATCGCCCCGGGCTTTCTACAATTCTTAGTGCTATCAGACTACGTTATTTTCTCCAAAATAGGGTATCAAGTGGCAAAAACCGTGGCAAAATGAAGCCATTTTTTCCTTCCAAGAATACTCTCGCACCAGAACAGCCACCTAGCAGAAATGGCCAGTCATTTCGACTTTTATAAGCGGAAGGTAGATGCCATACCAGCTTCCCTATATGCCACTCATAAAGGCGTGGGTGCATGAATAAATGTTTATGTTAATGATATTTCTACAGTTAAAGTCCAGTCCTGTATTTTATTCCAAATATGTTCTAGTTCCAGTGTATTTGAAGAATTATACTATCACTGAATGGGAGAGGTGCATGCTCTGGGAGTTAATAGGCTGCCTCATTTGTCATGACAGTTCATGTAATAATTAGGAAATTGGGATTACTTCTCATTATGCGCTTCCAAAATCAAAAAACATTTagaatcatcaaagaaaaaaaagaaagaaattaataatagaATGAGAACTATTATGTCCAACAATTTGTTAGTATTATTCAGACTTTAATTGAGAAGTATGACTTAGGGTATCAATCCCGGCAAACCGAGTTAAATACAAGTCGGGCCGGATGCAGGTTGGGTCCAAAATTTGTCAACTTACACatgatctatttattaaataggtcaaaaattTAGATCTCAAcatgacctatttattaaacagattgAATTAGGTTAAACGGAttaaagcaaaataaaaatgaatatagACGAGTTAAATAGACTAAACAAGTCGAGTTAAATAGGATAAAAATAGATGAAATAGATTTTAAAAGGGTTAAACAAGTCttaattaaataggttaaataggtCAAGTCATGTCTTAATTCAATTATTAAACGAATCAAAATGGgataaatatgtcaaaaatttagACTTAAATCCGACCCACTTAACAAACAAGCCTAGCTGGGTTGATACTTTTATAACCTAAACTTTTCATGTAAAACTCCAACCTACTTAAAATAAAGTAGATAGTTTGCAGATCGGGTTATCAGCTTAGATCAAAATTCGCCAccactaagggctcgtttgattagcgggaaaagaaggggggaaagtgtggtcaacgggaaagtaatgagatgcctcttgtttggctggagtttttaaaggagagagacggggaagttgtattcccatgggaatatgattcctacatttcatggaaaagactctatttttatttttttccaaaaagacccttcagcattaaagatgcattaaagacctaatttttattaagggcataataggaattatatataacttttctaggaaagtggatggccaaccaaacataaacactttggaaatttgtcacttttccatggtcaaccaaacatgccaagagtattttcctaggcatcctcttcctaggaatttgtttccaagaaatcatattcctataaaagaaaatgcttcccgcaaaccaaacgagccctaagtatGACGTACCTAAGCAAGTCTCACCAATAGTTTAATTCACGTCCCATAACTCTTAAATTGTTTAATTTTTAGCCCATCTCAGTACACATTTATATCCCTCTTTGTAGACAATTACAAATAGTTGTGTGTATAAAGATATAATTTGTGTGAAGAGATAATATAATTTCGTgccaaactaaaaaaaaaaatgtagaacATAGTGTAAATGCCTGCGAATCCTGTATAAATATATGCTGGAATAAAAGCCAGCTTAAAATGGCGGTCAAAAAGCAAATCGGCTATAAAATGGCAAAgggataaaaaagaagaagcaaaaaacaaaaggaattGTGCGTTAGATTCCTCGTATCAAATTTGGGCCATCCGTTTCTTTAATTTGGCAGAATGTACTCAAACttgatttaataaaaataaaataccgttaaaaaaaaaaaaacctgggCCCACCCCGGATCCATCCCCTCTGCCCCTCGTGCGCTCTTCTTCCATGCCGCCCCCCATATATATAATCCTCTCCCACCTCAATTCTCGCTCACCCACCCCCTATTCCAGCTCTATCCTGAATAAATCGTGAATAACGAGGGTGGGGAAGACAAAATGGTGGGCGGAATCCGCCGCTCCCTATCCTTCCCTATTCCGCGCTGCGCCACTCTCAGCCCTCGGCACCAGAATCCCCTGCGCTGTTCGAGCATCTCGTGCCGCTTCTACCCCGCCGTCTCCTCCGAGATCCAAGGCCTCTGGGAGTGGCACGCCGCGCCGCCGCCGCTGTCGGGGTCGCAGAAGTGGATCGCCGACGGCCTTGGCCGCCTTGACGCCCTCCTAGCAGCCCTCGCCGACCTCCTATTCCTCCCCAAGGCCCAGGAacctctccgccgccgccgcctctccCCCTGGACCGACCGCCTCCTCGACGACTTCCTCCGCCTCGCCGACGCCCACGGATCCTTCCGCGCCGCCCTCGCCGAGCTCAAGAGCTACCAGTCCGACGCCCAGGTCGCCCTCCGCCGCAACGACGAGCCCCGCCTCGCCTCCGCAGTCCGGGCCCAGCGCCGCGCCGAGAAAGAACTCATCCGCCTCGCCGCCGGCATCCGCGACGTCGGCAGGTCGCCGTCgatggcggcggcggaggagaaggaggacaGCGGGGAGGCGGCCGAGATGGCGGGGATCATGAGAAAGGTGACGGTCGCGGCGGTGGCGGCGTCCGGGGCGGTGATGGTGCGGGTGGTGGCGGTGTCGAGGGCGGCGACGGAGGCGGCAGCTGGTGGGACGGGGAGGCAAGCGTGGGGGACGGCGGCGGGTTGGACGGGGAGGCAGGCGTGGGTGGCGGCGGTGCTGAGGTGGAGTGCGAGGGCCAGAGCGATGATGAAGGAGcgggaggaggggagggagagggagaaggaggaggaggcggcgtgGCGGAGCGCGGCGTTGGATAAGATGGAGAAGTTGGAGCAGTGCATTAAGGCGTTGGAGAGCAGCAGTGAGAGGGTGTTTAGGACCCTAATTAATACTAGAGTTTCTCTTCTCAACATCCTCACTCCTAGCTTCTAATTTCTCTCCCATGGAAAAGAAAGCGCAAAAATGAAcggagaaaaaaatataaaattttgtaGGGCGATCGCAGGGTGCTGAGAGTCATGGAATAAAAAGAGAGATGGAAATGTAGATGATGGTTAAGGTGAGTTCGTACAGGTTTTCCTTGTAATCTAAATTCTTTTTATCTTTTGTAACATTTTGTGTAAAAATAAGCTTGGGGGATACTTGTTTACTGGAACAGAAATTGGAGAAATTATTAGGTAAATCAGATTCATCGTGGAGCTAGGGTCATGAAATGAATCCACCTAAAATAATTTTATCCTAAAATGATTTCATTGTGGTATAgtcaaatctctctctctctctctctctctctctctctctctctatatatatatatatatatatattatatatatatatatatatatatatatatatatatatatatatatatatatatatatatatatatatatatatatatatatatataatatggaCTTGGCTATATTCAAGTGAATCCCTACTCAAATCATGTTAGTTTTATATTGGACTATGAAGAGTCCCGCATTGATGATCCGAGCTATTGAATATGATTTGCTACTTCTAAATTGCTTACATatcaaaatcatataatttagaAATTCCTAGCTTATGCATCAactgataaaaatatatattataatttaatattatttacaCTATCTATCTTTTGGCCTCCTAATATTTAGGCTAGCCATCTTCAAATCATATGGTCATGGTATACAAGCAAATTAGAGGTAGTAGATCAAATCCAATAACTTAGATAGTTGATATTAGATTCCTATCATTCAATTTAGTTGTGACCGGATCTAAGTGAAGATTATTCAAATGTAATTAATCCAGTCTCTAACTCTATCTCTCTACACACACATAGCAAGCATTGCTGAACAATAGTTACAGTTTTAGACATGAGATGGGACTTCATTTTATGAGGCATTGGTCCTCATTTCAACCCTTAATATTATATCAAGTCTCCATTCTATTGGTAGCTCGGTTTATCCAAAGACTAGGTGTGAGTGAGATTGATTTTTCCCACCCTTGACCATTCAAGGCACACAATCAGTGCATTATGATGAATCCATATTAACTTCATGAGTATCCACAATATGTGTACCACATCATGGATACCGCCGGTAGTTCTcatctttaattattttattatagttGTTAGAATTATGCACAATCTCACCTATTATAATATGTATGATATCAGATATAACAGCGGCCATATATTACATGCACAATATTGGTATGTCATCCAGATCAATCTCTAAAAATTATGAGACCAGATTGTCATAttcaaatttaatatttataccaAATCATAGAATTTtgctattgtattatactatatctgGCTCCTAGTATCTTTTCCATAATCAtgaattttattattgtattctaCTATATCTGGAGCTCAACTTGTATATAAAGCATGTCAGTGCCATGAACAGAACAAGCAATTCAAATCTTATTTCTAATacaaatttctcataatatcagAGCGGGTTTTTTCTTGCTCAATCAACCCATCTTTTTTGTTCTCCTATCATCTTCTCGGTGTTTGTTTTTCTTGGCTCTCTATTCTCCAATTGATAATTATGGCCTCTTCTACTGTTATTTCCAATCCTAGTGTTGATATCACATCATCATTCTTTCTCCACAACTCAGATAACCCAGGCATGGTCCTGATATCTTAAGTCCTCATTAGTGATAATTATCCTCTATGGAGGTGTGCAATGAAGACTGTTTTCTTAGCCAAGAATAAAATTGGTTTTATTGATGGTTGGCTTGAGAAGTGTGACAAAAGTTTAGCAACACTTGATGCATGGCAACATTGCAACACCATGATGCTTTTCTGAATTTGAAACGCAATCCAAAAAGATCTTGTGAGCAGCATAGTCTATTTTGAACCTGCAAAAGAAGCATAGAAAGATCTAGAGGAGCATTTTTTTCAAAGCAAGGCTGCCCAAATTTATCGTATTAAGCAAGATATCTCTACGCATATTCAAGATCAATCTTTTATTACTTCTTATTTTACCACACTCAAAGCATATTAAGATGAAAACAATGATCCATGTCCACTTTTTACTTGCACCTATGGTACAATGAAAGAGTTAAATTAGATTTCTCAAGATGAAAAGGTTTTTCAATTTCTTATGGAGTTTAATGACTCCTTTTCAACTGTTTGGAGCCAAATACTCCCCATGGAGCTACTACCTACAATAAGTATAGTTTAAATTGCGATAGCCAAATATTTGGTTAGAAATGTGATATAGGATgtcaagtgattttcaaaatcttTAAGATGAAAACTACATGTGACTTGTTTAAATTTACAGTTAGAATGTCAGATGCAGATCCATGGATGGAGTTTCGATAAAAAAAAGCATCCTAGTGCATGAGGCTTTGGTCACTACAGAATTTGTGAAGGATTAAATGTATACAATATAGCCTCTTATGTGAAGAGGCTTTCCATGTTTGAACCGTGATACCTAAATCATAACGGAGCAACTTTACTATTGTGCCAAGACCTACAGTACATTGAGTTTCGATAAATAGACAAAATGGCTTGAAGGGGATTTAGAATGATCAAGACAAATACTTTGACCAAAAGCTTTACCTTTCACCCTTtctcaaagccatccaagacTATTATGCTTTGGCCATGCTCATATGTtctatatttgtatttattttgaAGCACATAAGATAGGTTGCTTTCATTTCATGTCTTGTTATATGAGTTGCAAAACTATAACATTTTATctacttgatatatttggattgCAAATATATCATCTAGGTCAATATCATGGTGCTTGCATCTTACACCTTAACAACTAGACACTTTAAATTCCATTTTCTACACAAGTTGGATGCAGAAAGCATGGGTGAACATCCGATATAACTTGATTATATCCAACATAATTACCTATTCTTTTATGTCCATAAAATGtgattaatacatattatattatttgaaaaGCACTAGAAATACATTTGTTGTTGCGAGTCTTATTTACAACACCTTAAATAATAGAAAATTATGAttatttaattagacaaaaaagaaaagtcagagcacATGCCACGTCGAGCATTTTCAAGAGGTAGCAAGTGGATGTTAAGTATTGGTGAAGCAATAAGAAAGATCAGTATTCCGGTTCTTATACATACACAGAAAGAGTATTTAGATCCATAAATTTGTGTATAAGAAAGAGATAGCTAGATGCAAGATGTCAGTTTTTTCACTTCTTGCAAATGAAAGCCGTAAAGTTGGTAAATGTAGGAGGCAAAACTTATAATTGAACAAATGTTTCTTCGTAGATTTTGTATCTTTCTCATCTTTTAACTTTCCATACCTTCCATTTTTGATTGACTAGAATCTTGTACTTTCTGGCTTTTCTCTCATGATAACAATTTTTGCTATCAATTCTGTCGATTTGGCTATTCAACATTTGTAATGCTTTTCCATAATAATGCTCTACCATATAGTTCGGATCTGTGTTGTATATTTTTACTTCAGGAAAAGGATCCACAAATTCCAAGTAGCTGGAGTGGTAGAAGTTCTTGTGCTCTAGCTGCGAAAATATCTTAATTGAATAAATATCTTCTTGCCGGTTTGAGAGAATGTGGAAAGTTATGCTCGTCGGATGCAGTGTCAAGCGATGGTAGAagctaaaagtttaaactccattgCATCAGGTGGGAAGTCAAATGAAGCTTGTATCAAATGAACGATGGAGCTTGATCGGCAGTGTCTTTGTGTCGATGCTCAGAAGAACCATGTCCAAACCTTGAATGGATGGCTAGCACCAAGTCTTCATGATGAGCCTGAAGAAACAGCTGATGCTTGATTGGCAATGTCTTTGTGTTGATGCTCAGAAGAACTATGTCCAAGCCTTGAATGGATGGCTAGCACCAAGTCTTCATGTTGAGCCTGAAGAAACAGCTGATGCTTGATCGGCAATGTCTTTGTGTTGATGCTCAGAAGAACTATGTCCAAGCCTTGAATGGATGGCTAGCACCAAGTCTTTATGATAAGCCTGAAGAAACAGCTGATGGGATTTCTCATTCTCCTGGAAGATTAGATGTTCATTATCTGTATTTCCTGGTCACAGGTTATGGACCAGATTTTTGCCACTACTATGCGAGATCTGTGGGAGCTAGCAGCACAACGTTGAACTATACCAACGGATGATGGCAGGGAGAGGTTTGGGCAAGTGGTTCTGGGCTGTGGAAATGCAGATGCAAGGGATTGACAAAAAAGAAACTAACCATGATTC
Above is a genomic segment from Phoenix dactylifera cultivar Barhee BC4 chromosome 2, palm_55x_up_171113_PBpolish2nd_filt_p, whole genome shotgun sequence containing:
- the LOC103708735 gene encoding uncharacterized protein LOC103708735; this encodes MVGGIRRSLSFPIPRCATLSPRHQNPLRCSSISCRFYPAVSSEIQGLWEWHAAPPPLSGSQKWIADGLGRLDALLAALADLLFLPKAQEPLRRRRLSPWTDRLLDDFLRLADAHGSFRAALAELKSYQSDAQVALRRNDEPRLASAVRAQRRAEKELIRLAAGIRDVGRSPSMAAAEEKEDSGEAAEMAGIMRKVTVAAVAASGAVMVRVVAVSRAATEAAAGGTGRQAWGTAAGWTGRQAWVAAVLRWSARARAMMKEREEGREREKEEEAAWRSAALDKMEKLEQCIKALESSSERVFRTLINTRVSLLNILTPSF